TCATGCCCATGCCCGCCGGATTCCGTTTCGACCCCTGCGACCTCCCGGAGGACGCGACACGCGAATTGCGGCGCGAGCTGCGCAGCTTTCTCGCCGAGATTTCCGCCCATTGGACGACGGCCGACCGCGCGCGGTCGTGGATCGCCTTCGACCGCGACTTCAGCCGCGCCGTCGGCAAGCGCGGCTGGATCGGCATGACCTGGCCGAAGGCCTATGGCGGCGGCGCGCGCTCGGCTTTCGAGCGCTATGTCATGCTCGAGGAGATGCTGGCCGCCGGCGCGCCCGTCGGCGCGCACTGGATCGCCGACCGGCAGAGCGGCCCCCTGATCCTGAGGGTCGGCACCGAGAGCCAGAAGCGTGAGATCCTGCCGCGCATCGCCCGTGGCGAGCTCGCCTTCTGCATCGGCCTCAGCGAGCCCGATTCCGGCTCGGACCTCGCCTCGCTCCGCTCGCGCGCCACCCGCGTCACCGGCGGCTGGCGGCTCGACGGCGCGAAGATCTGGACCACCAACGCCCATCACTGCGACTTCATGATCGGGCTGTTCCGAACCGCGCCGGCGACGGAGACGAGCCGCCATGCCGGGCTGTCGCAGTTCATGATCGACCTCACCGCCTCCGGCATCGAGATCCGGCCGATCGCCGACCTCACCGGCGAGCGCCATTTCAACGAAGTGCGTTTCGACGGGGTCTTCGTTCCCGAGGACATGATCATCGGCCGCGAAGGTGACGGCTGGGCCCAGGTCAATGCCGAACTGGCCTTCGAGCGCAGCGGGCCCGACCGCTACCTCAGCGCCTTCCCATTGCTCTCGCCGGCCATCGACGCCGTCGGCAAGACCGGCTTCTCGACCGAGACGGCGCGTGATCTCGGCCGGATGGTGGCACGGCTCGCGACCCTGCGGGCCATGTCGCTTTCTGTCGCCGGCATGCTGGAGGCCGGCGCGACGCCGCTCAACGAGGCCGCGCTCGTCAAGGATCTCGGCGTCGATCTCGAACAGGCGACGCCGCAGTTCAT
This portion of the bacterium YEK0313 genome encodes:
- the mmgC_3 gene encoding Acyl-CoA dehydrogenase, which encodes MPAGFRFDPCDLPEDATRELRRELRSFLAEISAHWTTADRARSWIAFDRDFSRAVGKRGWIGMTWPKAYGGGARSAFERYVMLEEMLAAGAPVGAHWIADRQSGPLILRVGTESQKREILPRIARGELAFCIGLSEPDSGSDLASLRSRATRVTGGWRLDGAKIWTTNAHHCDFMIGLFRTAPATETSRHAGLSQFMIDLTASGIEIRPIADLTGERHFNEVRFDGVFVPEDMIIGREGDGWAQVNAELAFERSGPDRYLSAFPLLSPAIDAVGKTGFSTETARDLGRMVARLATLRAMSLSVAGMLEAGATPLNEAALVKDLGVDLEQATPQFIEDLVGLPPGFSDPGGLAAATAFVTQVAPTFSLRGGTREIMRGLTARGLGLR